ATTGTTGGGTTGCCCCCACCATCCCCACATAGGGCTTGCCATATTGGATTGTATCTGCTGGCGGTCTTTAGAATCTGTCTGAAATCGTACCATCAAGTCAGCATCCGCATCATTTCGAACATACCCACGGGCATTCATCTCGTTTTCTACAGCCTCAACAATACGACGTCGGTTCAGTTCACTTCCCATAATAGGATCATTACCAATTACCGGAGGACTTTCAATGGTATAGGTAGTATAACGCCTGAAATTTGCCTGACGATCATAATCAGAACGAACAGAAAGTGAAGCACAGCTGCTTACACTAATAAGCACAACAATCCACAAGCAATTTACTGCAGTTTTCATCTTACGGTAGCATTTAATGTGAAACCAAATTCATTCCACACATTGGAATGTGTATACGTGCTACATCTGGATAGTTAATGGTAAGTTATAACAGAAAGTAAAAGTAGGACTTGCTATAGGATCTGAGATTAGGGCTATTGCGTGTATGACAATAGTATGTCAGGAAACTACTATTCAAACGCCAAAAAAATCCAATTCGTATATAAAACAGATCCACATAAAATAAAAAAACCTTGTCTATTATCTGACAAGGCTTTCATAACTATTTCTTTTTCAACTAGAAAGGAACAGCACGTTTCTGTTCTCGTAATAGATTTTGTTGTGCCAGACTTTCTACAACGGTTGCCTGCAGCATAATCACCCGGGTAGGGTTATTCAGATCATTTGTAGTTATAGTTACCCGTTCGTTTTGTTGATTTAGTGTACGAGGAGCATAACGCAATTCCAGAGTTCCCTTCTCTCCAGATTTTATACCTGAAGCTGGTCCTTTAAAAGTTACACAACCACATGTGCTGGCTACATTCTTAATGTATAAATCTGTTTTGCCTGTATTAGTAAATGTAAATGACTTAACTACAGTTTGTGCTTTCTCAATCTTTCCAAAGTTATGTCCTTCTGTTTCCAGTTTCATCACTGGTGAATTGGCTAGTTCTT
The DNA window shown above is from Xanthocytophaga agilis and carries:
- a CDS encoding DUF4136 domain-containing protein, coding for MKTAVNCLWIVVLISVSSCASLSVRSDYDRQANFRRYTTYTIESPPVIGNDPIMGSELNRRRIVEAVENEMNARGYVRNDADADLMVRFQTDSKDRQQIQSNMASPMWGWWGQPNNISSRTYEENRIIIGVWDKQNRQMIWQGWASGQFTAQRKEKNMDAAIRNAVYRIMEQYPAKERLAMNRSNPK